The Monodelphis domestica isolate mMonDom1 chromosome 7, mMonDom1.pri, whole genome shotgun sequence genome window below encodes:
- the LOC130455643 gene encoding glyceraldehyde-3-phosphate dehydrogenase-like, with translation MVKVGINGFGRIGRLVTRAAINSGKVDIVAINDPFLDVNYMIYLFIYDSTHGKFKGSVTAEKGKMVINGKAITIFQERDPTNIKWKDAGALYVVESTGVFTTIEKASTHLKGGAKRVIISAPSADAPMFVMGVNHETYENTLQVVSNASCTTNCLAPLAKVIHDNFGIVEGLMTTVHATTATQKTVDGPSGKLWRDGRGAGQNIIPAATGAAKAVGKVIPDLNGKLTGMAFRVPIPDVSVVDLTCRLEKPAKYEDIKQAIKKASEGPLKGILGYTEEQVVSSDFITDTHSSTFDAEAGISLNDHFVKLISWYDNEYGYSNRVVDLMEYMATKE, from the coding sequence ATGGTAAAGGTGGGAATCAATGGATTTGGCCGTATTGGGCGTCTGGTGACCCGGGCTGCAATCAACTCAGGGAAAGTGGACATTGTGGCCATTAATGACCCCTTCCTTGATGTCAACTACATGATTTATCTGTTCATATATGATTCCACCCATGGCAAGTTCAAGGGCAGTGTCACAgctgagaaaggaaaaatggtGATCAATGGAAAAGCCATTACCATCTTCCAAGAACGGGATCCCACCAATATTAAATGGAAAGATGCTGGAGCTTTATATGTCGTAGAGTCCACTGGTGTCTTTACCACCATAGAAAAGGCTAGTACTCACTTGAAGGGTGGAGCCAAGCGAGTCATTATCTCTGCGCCTTCTGCTGATGCCCCTATGTTCGTGATGGGAGTGAACCATGAGACATATGAAAATACCCTTCAGGTTGTCAGTAATGCCTCCTGTACTACCAATTGCTTAgcccccttggccaaggtcatTCATGACAACTTTGGCATTGTGGAAGGACTAATGACCACAGTCCATGCCACTACTGCTACCCAGAAGACAGTAGATGGCCCTTCTGGCAAGCTGTGGCGTGATGGGCGAGGTGCTGGCCAGAATATCATCCCTGCTGCCACTGGCGCTGCTAAGGCTGTGGGCAAGGTTATACCTGACCTGAATGGGAAGCTCACAGGTATGGCCTTTCGTGTACCTATTCCTGATGTGTCTGTTGTGGATCTCACCTGCCGCCTAGAGAAACCTGCCAAATATGAAGATATCAAGCAAGCAATAAAGAAGGCATCAGAAGGTCCCTTGAAGGGTATCCTGGGGTACACTGAGGAGCAGGTTGTGTCTTCTGACTTCATCACTGACACCCATTCTTCTACGTTTGATGCTGAGGCTGGTATTTCCCTCAATGACCATTTTGTCAAGCTCATTTCTTGGTATGACAATGAGTATGGTTATAGTAACCGTGTAGTAGACCTTATGGAGTACATGGCCACCAAAGAATAA